The proteins below are encoded in one region of Bacillus thermozeamaize:
- a CDS encoding dimethyl sulfone monooxygenase SfnG, giving the protein MKFLTWGANVGGGFLRARGDQETRSDMAYNIELAKLADRIGVHGILYPVRYVGRIGGSGGSAGQLDPLAVVGAVAGHTSRVRLLAAVLPGFLHPVTLAKIGATLDVISNGRFHINLVSGWFREEQEKFGIEWIEHSERYRRSEEYLQVVKGLWTRDEFTFQGKYYNIRGGSLHPKPVQKPYPAIYQGGNSEPSQRVAAKHSDVYFMNGAPLGELERQIGTVRELARRENRTLQYAVAAFVIARETEEEALAEYEAIIANADEEAIARFKASKDARGMWKNAVTVSDYVANNEGFRTGLIGSYEQVANKLRELEAAGVDQVLLAFRHPLRELPLFFERVEPLVNAANIRAS; this is encoded by the coding sequence ATGAAATTTCTGACATGGGGCGCGAATGTCGGAGGCGGATTTCTGCGCGCCAGGGGGGATCAGGAAACGCGGAGCGACATGGCGTACAACATCGAGCTGGCCAAACTCGCGGACCGGATTGGCGTGCACGGCATTCTTTATCCCGTTCGCTACGTGGGGCGCATCGGCGGAAGCGGCGGGTCGGCCGGGCAGCTGGATCCGCTCGCGGTTGTCGGCGCGGTGGCCGGACACACGTCGCGGGTGAGGCTGCTCGCGGCGGTATTGCCGGGTTTCCTTCATCCGGTGACGCTGGCGAAGATCGGCGCGACGCTGGATGTGATATCGAACGGCCGCTTCCACATCAATCTGGTGAGCGGATGGTTCAGAGAGGAACAGGAGAAGTTCGGCATCGAGTGGATCGAGCACAGCGAGCGCTATCGCCGGTCGGAGGAGTATTTGCAGGTCGTGAAGGGGCTCTGGACGCGGGACGAGTTTACCTTTCAAGGGAAATATTACAACATCCGCGGCGGCTCGCTGCATCCCAAGCCCGTGCAGAAGCCGTATCCGGCGATCTATCAGGGCGGCAACTCCGAACCGTCGCAGCGGGTCGCGGCGAAACATTCGGATGTCTATTTCATGAACGGCGCGCCGCTCGGGGAGCTCGAGCGGCAGATCGGGACGGTGAGGGAGCTGGCACGGCGGGAAAACCGGACGCTGCAATACGCGGTCGCGGCCTTCGTGATCGCGCGGGAAACCGAAGAAGAAGCGCTGGCCGAATATGAAGCCATCATCGCAAATGCGGACGAGGAAGCAATCGCCCGGTTCAAGGCGAGCAAGGATGCGAGGGGAATGTGGAAAAACGCCGTGACCGTGAGCGACTATGTCGCGAACAACGAAGGTTTCCGCACGGGACTGATCGGCAGCTACGAGCAAGTGGCGAACAAACTGCGCGAACTGGAAGCCGCCGGCGTGGATCAGGTGCTGCTCGCGTTCCGCCATCCGCTGAGGGAACTGCCGCTCTTCTTCGAACGGGTGGAACCGTTGGTGAACGCCGCCAACATTCGGGCGAGCTGA
- a CDS encoding luciferase: MSNVHFYWFAPTNGDGEFLGLARPQREPTQEYLIEVAQAAERAGFEGMLVPTGIPYLDSWLVGFAIAQHTRRIKPLVAFRPGFIAPTVAAKLSATFDRFTKGRLLVNVVTGGSPKELGQDGDFLDHDERYERTREFLDVILKCWTGETFSHKGRFFEVRDAQLVPPLHQPGRIPIYFGGSSDIAKEIAARYADVYLQWGEPVAQVKAQIEDVRSRAARYDRAPEFGVRLHVVVRDTEREAWDAAYRLISRIDEDVRRKMDRVFEETDSVAQRRITELVRQGERFDKCTWTGIGKIRKGAGTALVGTPDQIEEALQDYIDAGVTHFILSGYPHAEEALRFGDDVLPRFAKITV; the protein is encoded by the coding sequence ATGAGCAACGTCCATTTCTACTGGTTCGCGCCGACGAACGGCGACGGAGAATTTCTGGGACTGGCCAGACCGCAGCGCGAGCCCACGCAGGAATATTTGATCGAGGTGGCGCAGGCGGCGGAACGGGCGGGATTTGAAGGCATGCTGGTTCCGACGGGCATTCCGTACCTCGATTCCTGGCTGGTCGGATTCGCGATCGCGCAGCACACGCGGCGAATCAAGCCGCTGGTCGCGTTCCGTCCGGGCTTCATCGCGCCGACCGTGGCGGCCAAGCTGTCCGCGACGTTCGACCGGTTCACGAAGGGGCGCCTGCTGGTCAACGTCGTGACGGGCGGATCGCCGAAGGAGCTCGGCCAGGACGGCGATTTTCTGGACCATGACGAGCGCTACGAGCGGACGAGAGAGTTTCTGGACGTCATTCTGAAGTGCTGGACGGGCGAGACGTTCAGCCACAAAGGCCGCTTCTTCGAAGTCCGGGACGCGCAGCTGGTGCCCCCGCTGCATCAACCCGGCCGCATCCCGATCTATTTCGGCGGCTCCTCGGATATCGCGAAGGAGATTGCGGCGCGGTATGCGGATGTTTACCTGCAATGGGGCGAACCGGTCGCCCAGGTGAAGGCGCAGATCGAGGATGTCCGGTCGCGCGCCGCCCGATACGACCGCGCGCCGGAATTCGGCGTCCGCCTGCACGTCGTGGTACGCGACACGGAGCGGGAGGCCTGGGACGCGGCCTACCGCCTGATCAGCCGGATCGACGAGGACGTCCGGAGAAAAATGGACCGCGTCTTCGAAGAGACGGATTCGGTGGCGCAGCGGCGCATCACGGAGCTGGTCCGTCAGGGCGAGCGGTTTGACAAATGCACCTGGACGGGGATCGGGAAAATCCGCAAGGGCGCGGGCACGGCCCTGGTCGGCACGCCGGACCAGATTGAGGAAGCGCTGCAAGACTATATCGACGCGGGCGTCACGCATTTCATTCTGTCGGGCTATCCGCATGCGGAAGAAGCCTTGCGGTTCGGAGACGACGTTCTTCCCAGATTTGCGAAAATCACCGTGTGA
- a CDS encoding ABC transporter produces MIHLKNISKVYRTKSGAFEAVRPTTLAIRKGEIFGIIGYSGAGKSTLLRMINLIETPTTGEVWFDGVELTSLDRKSLQKKRHEIGMIFQHFNLLLNKTVYGNVEFALKAAGVPKPERAKRIREILDIVELGDKVHHYPAQLSGGQKQRVAIARALVLNPKVLLCDEPTSALDPQTTENILQFLKSINEQFGVTLVIVTHEMEVVRALCHRVAVMEKGNIQEELNLAGSPAEVTDAVTAIGKRLIEHRGRESGRRPDAVRLGDLVHV; encoded by the coding sequence ATGATTCATTTGAAGAACATCAGCAAAGTATACAGGACGAAATCCGGAGCGTTCGAAGCGGTGCGGCCGACAACGCTCGCGATCCGGAAGGGGGAAATCTTCGGCATCATCGGCTACAGCGGCGCAGGAAAATCCACGCTGCTCCGGATGATCAACCTGATCGAGACGCCGACGACGGGCGAAGTGTGGTTCGACGGCGTCGAGCTCACTTCCCTGGACCGCAAATCGCTGCAGAAGAAGCGCCACGAGATCGGAATGATTTTCCAACATTTCAATCTGCTGCTCAACAAGACCGTATACGGCAACGTCGAATTTGCGCTGAAGGCGGCGGGAGTTCCGAAGCCGGAACGGGCGAAACGCATCCGCGAGATTCTGGACATCGTGGAATTGGGCGACAAGGTGCACCATTATCCGGCGCAGCTGAGCGGCGGGCAGAAACAGCGCGTGGCCATCGCCCGCGCGCTCGTCCTGAATCCGAAGGTGCTGCTGTGCGACGAGCCGACGTCCGCCCTCGATCCGCAGACGACGGAGAACATCCTGCAGTTTCTGAAATCGATCAACGAGCAATTCGGCGTTACGCTCGTCATCGTCACGCATGAGATGGAAGTGGTCCGCGCGTTGTGCCACCGTGTCGCGGTCATGGAAAAAGGCAACATTCAGGAGGAGTTGAATCTGGCCGGGTCGCCTGCGGAAGTTACGGACGCCGTGACCGCCATCGGGAAACGGCTGATCGAGCATCGCGGGCGGGAAAGCGGGCGCAGGCCGGATGCCGTTCGTCTGGGGGATTTGGTGCATGTTTGA
- a CDS encoding methionine ABC transporter ATP-binding protein — MFDNIMLLLPEIKQSVIQTFMMVGISLSAAVLFGTTLGVYVFMTDKGSISPNRWVNRILNYAINLIRSFPFIILLVVLIPFTRLVAGTTVGPLAASVPLSIAAIPYFARLVEQALKDVPHGTIEAAIALGAPKRYIIKDVLLNEARSGLVLALTVTAVSFISYSAMAGIVGGGGIGDLAIRYGYYRFQTDVMIFMVLLLVLLVQLVQMTGSWIARKLDRRHFQE, encoded by the coding sequence ATGTTTGACAACATCATGTTGCTCCTGCCGGAGATCAAACAAAGCGTCATCCAGACGTTCATGATGGTGGGGATATCCCTGTCCGCGGCCGTGCTGTTCGGAACGACCCTGGGCGTATACGTGTTCATGACGGACAAAGGATCCATTTCGCCGAACCGGTGGGTCAACCGGATCCTGAATTACGCGATCAACCTGATCCGTTCGTTTCCCTTCATCATTCTGCTCGTCGTGTTGATCCCGTTCACGCGCCTGGTTGCCGGAACCACCGTCGGTCCGCTGGCGGCGTCCGTGCCGCTGTCGATCGCGGCGATTCCGTATTTTGCGCGCCTGGTGGAGCAGGCGCTCAAGGATGTGCCGCACGGCACGATTGAGGCCGCCATCGCCCTCGGGGCGCCGAAGCGTTACATCATCAAGGATGTGCTGCTGAATGAAGCGCGTTCCGGCCTCGTGCTGGCCTTGACCGTGACGGCCGTCAGCTTCATTTCCTATTCGGCGATGGCCGGCATCGTCGGCGGCGGCGGCATCGGCGATTTGGCGATCCGTTACGGTTATTACCGCTTCCAGACCGATGTCATGATCTTCATGGTGCTGCTTCTGGTGCTCCTCGTTCAGCTCGTGCAAATGACGGGAAGCTGGATTGCGAGGAAGCTGGACCGCCGCCACTTCCAGGAGTGA
- a CDS encoding nuclease: protein MFPIRLQDGHTLYAIKALMTEDHGDISIGKLGSFSFRKGLYVYVGSAKRNLQSRIERHIQLEKKRRWHFDYLRPYLQLVEIETFPGDEGECGLFRRLIKENNGSIPVRGFGSSDCRCPAHLFFVPCCDKE, encoded by the coding sequence ATGTTTCCGATCCGATTGCAAGATGGGCATACCCTCTATGCGATCAAGGCGCTGATGACGGAAGATCACGGGGATATTTCCATTGGCAAATTGGGGTCCTTTTCTTTTCGGAAAGGACTGTACGTGTATGTCGGGAGCGCAAAAAGAAATCTGCAATCCAGAATCGAAAGGCATATTCAGCTTGAGAAAAAGCGACGCTGGCATTTTGATTACTTGCGCCCCTATCTTCAACTGGTGGAGATTGAGACGTTTCCGGGCGATGAAGGAGAATGCGGACTTTTCCGGAGATTGATCAAGGAAAACAACGGGAGCATACCGGTCCGCGGTTTCGGTTCCTCCGATTGCAGGTGTCCCGCGCATCTGTTTTTCGTTCCCTGCTGCGATAAAGAATGA